The following are encoded in a window of Palaemon carinicauda isolate YSFRI2023 chromosome 31, ASM3689809v2, whole genome shotgun sequence genomic DNA:
- the LOC137624977 gene encoding uncharacterized protein isoform X1, translating into MIRASTKWNSRLWWSEEPILFRKEHFLRTVAVVLLATLAAAKDVRPNVVAEVPSLDIGPVVVVRVIKGSAARLPCRHPHHPEDTLNLVLWYLDHSTRPFLSYDARSLAKEKYYRNTNKLTDFSKIANAKNKTRKASRRRKSADDCTGRRSIRSSGANLKTGSSRKSLSSGGTTLIIQNVKATDEAEYRCRVHFRQSPTWTQRLKLIVAEDVETVVLEDSTGLSVNTRVGPLEEGSNLSLTCQASHGTSDVESLWWLLEGKPLDTSWASAGEDVVVNRLVVTVVQENFSNACVTCRLTTTNEGDPYIAANITERSITIAMFYVPVAVLRSDGGQRYLGGGVELAEGQTLSFLCSVRADPPVYSLIWLHNGQKRNVGGRFLARDNTSLVISPVTRKDSGIYACLASNSEGDGHSNAIPVVVKHMPYCAGPPHQELVVTANTSISLTCQVDAQPKDVSFTWKIGVQSPTHRHSQSTRGHQVNHILSSALGEPPKDIREDDPSDIFSRRFAEFPFFSKDFRTHLGVSNSIGLTSYSETRDGAKWTKSTDGSYGTGEWKTLDHQIDPRNPGRSTVTLTPSMSTVVSCYARNSIGHAKVPCTYTLTVVEPPKPLQDCNVTVIGITRMEVRCDDPSYSQDPVGDASPLLGGEGHHSPSMSFVRSPRSSTKANLEVWSGDTLVANVSEGRPIFNVRGLPPDAHLRLVLYTVSPHSHSTPLYMVAKTQPQRHVHLSAAPPAPQSPMQHPITKPAMEIGTNLFDGFNWRLGGIMGGVAVMAVALVVGVVMWVWEKFGSWHYDHAQGNPHQLQHYPGITLDTLASEDSLNEETGVIRGEVPPV; encoded by the exons GTCCAGTTGTGGTAGTAAGGGTAATTAAGGGTTCAGCAGCCAGATTACCTTGTAGACACCCTCACCACCCAGAAGACACGTTGAATCTGGTCTTGTGGTACCTGGATCACTCCACCAGACCTTTCCTCAG CTACGACGCTCGGAGCCTCGCCAAAGAAAAATATTACAGaaacacaaacaaactaacagactTCAGTAAAATTGCAAATGCGAAGAATAAGACAAGAAAAGCAAGCAGAAGGAGAAAAAGCGCAGACGACTGCACTGGCAGAAGAAGCATCCGAAGCTCGGGCGCGAATCTAAAAACCGGAAGTAGCCGGAAGAGTTTGAGTTCCGGCGGAACGACGTTAATTATCCAGAATGTGAAGGCCACAGACGAAGCCGAGTACAGGTGCCGGGTGCATTTTCGACAGTCTCCCACCTGGACACAACGGCTCAAGTTGATCGTGGCAG AGGATGTGGAGACTGTAGTGTTGGAGGACAGCACTGGCCTCTCCGTCAACACCCGAGTTGGGCCTCTGGAAGAAGGCTCCAACCTCAGTCTGACGTGTCAGGCATCACATG GAACATCAGACGTGGAAAGCTTATGGTGGCTCCTGGAAGGAAAGCCTTTAGACACTTCCTGGGCGTCTGCTGGCGAGGATGTCGTTGTCAACCGCTTGGTCGTTACGGTGGTTCAGGAGAACTTTAGTAACGCCTGTGTCACGTGTCGTCTCACAACTACAAATGAGGGTGACCCTTACATCGCAGCTAATATCACCGAGAGGTCAATTACTATCGCCATGTTCT ACGTTCCTGTTGCCGTGTTGAGAAGTGACGGAGGACAACGGTATCTTGGAGGAGGTGTGGAACTGGCAGAGGGACAGACCCTGTCTTTCTTGTGCTCTGTACGAGCAGATCCTCCTGTCTACAGCTTAATCTGGCTTCACAAT GGCCAAAAGCGAAACGTCGGAGGGAGATTCTTGGCCCGAGACAACACGTCCTTGGTCATATCCCCCGTCACCCGGAAGGATTCAGGCATCTACGCCTGTCTGGCATCGAACTCGGAGGGAGACGGTCACTCAAACGCCATTCCAGTTGTCGTCAAGC ATATGCCTTACTGTGCTGGTCCTCCGCACCAGGAGCTGGTAGTGACAGCCAACACTTCAATCAGTTTGACTTGCCAAGTGGACGCACAACCCAAAGATGTCTCCTTCACCTGGAAGATTGGCGTCCAATCTCCCACCCACAGGCACAGCCAGAGCACCAGAGGTCACCAAGTCAACCATATACTCTCCTCTGCCCTTGGGGAGCCTCCGAAGGACATCCGCGAGGACGATCCTTCTGACATCTTTTCCAGACGCTTTGCAGAGTTTCCATTTTTTTCTAAAGACTTTCGGACTCATCTGGGTGTTTCCAATAGTATTGGCCTGACGTCATACTCGGAGACTCGTGATGGGGCCAAGTGGACCAAATCCACAGATGGCAGCTACGGAACAGGAGAATGGAAGACACTGGATCACCAAATTGATCCGAGGAACCCTGGGAGGTCGACTGTGACCCTTACGCCTTCCATGTCAACTGTCGTTAGCTGTTACGCACGTAATAGCATTGGTCATGCGAAGGTTCCTTGTACTTATACATTAACAGTAGTTG AGCCACCGAAACCACTGCAGGATTGCAACGTGACGGTAATAGGAATCACTAGAATGGAGGTGAGATGTGACGACCCATCCTACAGTCAAGATCCAGTGGGAGATGCCAGTCCCCTGTTGGGAGGAGAAGGTCACCATTCACCCAGCATGAGCTTCGTCAGGTCACCACGGTCAAGCACCAAAGCTAATTTGGAG GTTTGGTCAGGAGACACCTTAGTGGCAAACGTGAGTGAAGGACGTCCTATTTTCAATGTGCGAGGTCTGCCTCCGGATGCCCATCTACGCCTTGTTTTGTACACTGTCTCGCCGCATTCTCACTCAACGCCACTCTACATGGTTGCCAAAACGCAACCTCAGAGACATGTGCACTTATCAG CTGCTCCCCCTGCACCACAGTCTCCGATGCAGCATCCCATAACTAAACCCGCAATGGAAATAGGGACCAATCTTTTTGATGGCTTCAACTGGAGACTTGGGGGTATCATGGGTGGCGTTGCAGTAATGGCGGTGGCGTTAGTGGTGGGCGTTGTCATGTGGGTGTGGGAAAAGTTTGGTTCTTGGCACTATGATCATGCCCAAGGCAATCCGCATCAGCTCCAGCACTACCCGGGGATTACCCTGGATACATTAGCTTCAG AGGACTCGCTTAACGAGGAAACGGGCGTTATCCGAGGAGAGGTTCCGCCAGTGTAA
- the LOC137624977 gene encoding protein sidekick-1-like isoform X2 — protein MIRASTKWNSRLWWSEEPILFRKEHFLRTVAVVLLATLAAAKDVRPNVVAEVPSLDIGPVVVVRVIKGSAARLPCRHPHHPEDTLNLVLWYLDHSTRPFLSYDARSLAKEKYYRNTNKLTDFSKIANAKNKTRKASRRRKSADDCTGRRSIRSSGANLKTGSSRKSLSSGGTTLIIQNVKATDEAEYRCRVHFRQSPTWTQRLKLIVAEDVETVVLEDSTGLSVNTRVGPLEEGSNLSLTCQASHDVESLWWLLEGKPLDTSWASAGEDVVVNRLVVTVVQENFSNACVTCRLTTTNEGDPYIAANITERSITIAMFYVPVAVLRSDGGQRYLGGGVELAEGQTLSFLCSVRADPPVYSLIWLHNGQKRNVGGRFLARDNTSLVISPVTRKDSGIYACLASNSEGDGHSNAIPVVVKHMPYCAGPPHQELVVTANTSISLTCQVDAQPKDVSFTWKIGVQSPTHRHSQSTRGHQVNHILSSALGEPPKDIREDDPSDIFSRRFAEFPFFSKDFRTHLGVSNSIGLTSYSETRDGAKWTKSTDGSYGTGEWKTLDHQIDPRNPGRSTVTLTPSMSTVVSCYARNSIGHAKVPCTYTLTVVEPPKPLQDCNVTVIGITRMEVRCDDPSYSQDPVGDASPLLGGEGHHSPSMSFVRSPRSSTKANLEVWSGDTLVANVSEGRPIFNVRGLPPDAHLRLVLYTVSPHSHSTPLYMVAKTQPQRHVHLSAAPPAPQSPMQHPITKPAMEIGTNLFDGFNWRLGGIMGGVAVMAVALVVGVVMWVWEKFGSWHYDHAQGNPHQLQHYPGITLDTLASEDSLNEETGVIRGEVPPV, from the exons GTCCAGTTGTGGTAGTAAGGGTAATTAAGGGTTCAGCAGCCAGATTACCTTGTAGACACCCTCACCACCCAGAAGACACGTTGAATCTGGTCTTGTGGTACCTGGATCACTCCACCAGACCTTTCCTCAG CTACGACGCTCGGAGCCTCGCCAAAGAAAAATATTACAGaaacacaaacaaactaacagactTCAGTAAAATTGCAAATGCGAAGAATAAGACAAGAAAAGCAAGCAGAAGGAGAAAAAGCGCAGACGACTGCACTGGCAGAAGAAGCATCCGAAGCTCGGGCGCGAATCTAAAAACCGGAAGTAGCCGGAAGAGTTTGAGTTCCGGCGGAACGACGTTAATTATCCAGAATGTGAAGGCCACAGACGAAGCCGAGTACAGGTGCCGGGTGCATTTTCGACAGTCTCCCACCTGGACACAACGGCTCAAGTTGATCGTGGCAG AGGATGTGGAGACTGTAGTGTTGGAGGACAGCACTGGCCTCTCCGTCAACACCCGAGTTGGGCCTCTGGAAGAAGGCTCCAACCTCAGTCTGACGTGTCAGGCATCACATG ACGTGGAAAGCTTATGGTGGCTCCTGGAAGGAAAGCCTTTAGACACTTCCTGGGCGTCTGCTGGCGAGGATGTCGTTGTCAACCGCTTGGTCGTTACGGTGGTTCAGGAGAACTTTAGTAACGCCTGTGTCACGTGTCGTCTCACAACTACAAATGAGGGTGACCCTTACATCGCAGCTAATATCACCGAGAGGTCAATTACTATCGCCATGTTCT ACGTTCCTGTTGCCGTGTTGAGAAGTGACGGAGGACAACGGTATCTTGGAGGAGGTGTGGAACTGGCAGAGGGACAGACCCTGTCTTTCTTGTGCTCTGTACGAGCAGATCCTCCTGTCTACAGCTTAATCTGGCTTCACAAT GGCCAAAAGCGAAACGTCGGAGGGAGATTCTTGGCCCGAGACAACACGTCCTTGGTCATATCCCCCGTCACCCGGAAGGATTCAGGCATCTACGCCTGTCTGGCATCGAACTCGGAGGGAGACGGTCACTCAAACGCCATTCCAGTTGTCGTCAAGC ATATGCCTTACTGTGCTGGTCCTCCGCACCAGGAGCTGGTAGTGACAGCCAACACTTCAATCAGTTTGACTTGCCAAGTGGACGCACAACCCAAAGATGTCTCCTTCACCTGGAAGATTGGCGTCCAATCTCCCACCCACAGGCACAGCCAGAGCACCAGAGGTCACCAAGTCAACCATATACTCTCCTCTGCCCTTGGGGAGCCTCCGAAGGACATCCGCGAGGACGATCCTTCTGACATCTTTTCCAGACGCTTTGCAGAGTTTCCATTTTTTTCTAAAGACTTTCGGACTCATCTGGGTGTTTCCAATAGTATTGGCCTGACGTCATACTCGGAGACTCGTGATGGGGCCAAGTGGACCAAATCCACAGATGGCAGCTACGGAACAGGAGAATGGAAGACACTGGATCACCAAATTGATCCGAGGAACCCTGGGAGGTCGACTGTGACCCTTACGCCTTCCATGTCAACTGTCGTTAGCTGTTACGCACGTAATAGCATTGGTCATGCGAAGGTTCCTTGTACTTATACATTAACAGTAGTTG AGCCACCGAAACCACTGCAGGATTGCAACGTGACGGTAATAGGAATCACTAGAATGGAGGTGAGATGTGACGACCCATCCTACAGTCAAGATCCAGTGGGAGATGCCAGTCCCCTGTTGGGAGGAGAAGGTCACCATTCACCCAGCATGAGCTTCGTCAGGTCACCACGGTCAAGCACCAAAGCTAATTTGGAG GTTTGGTCAGGAGACACCTTAGTGGCAAACGTGAGTGAAGGACGTCCTATTTTCAATGTGCGAGGTCTGCCTCCGGATGCCCATCTACGCCTTGTTTTGTACACTGTCTCGCCGCATTCTCACTCAACGCCACTCTACATGGTTGCCAAAACGCAACCTCAGAGACATGTGCACTTATCAG CTGCTCCCCCTGCACCACAGTCTCCGATGCAGCATCCCATAACTAAACCCGCAATGGAAATAGGGACCAATCTTTTTGATGGCTTCAACTGGAGACTTGGGGGTATCATGGGTGGCGTTGCAGTAATGGCGGTGGCGTTAGTGGTGGGCGTTGTCATGTGGGTGTGGGAAAAGTTTGGTTCTTGGCACTATGATCATGCCCAAGGCAATCCGCATCAGCTCCAGCACTACCCGGGGATTACCCTGGATACATTAGCTTCAG AGGACTCGCTTAACGAGGAAACGGGCGTTATCCGAGGAGAGGTTCCGCCAGTGTAA